In Numida meleagris isolate 19003 breed g44 Domestic line chromosome 19, NumMel1.0, whole genome shotgun sequence, the sequence GGGGCTCCCGTCCCGCTCCAAGAAGCCATTAAGAACCAAGAGAGCACTTCTAGCGGatacaaaagcagcaaagcaacagCTCCACTGCCCAGGGCACTCCCCTGCTTGTACCTCGAGTGATGGAAGCGTGACAGTGCTCATGAGTGATGCTAAGCAGCGGCTCGGCAGCAGGAGCCCTGGCACAGCGGTGCAGCACGCTGGCCCAGCAGGTttccctgcaggcactgagcagagccagcactgtgACAGGCCCCCAGCACCACACCCTGCATTACAGAGATCTTACCTCCATGTCTGGGTTTGCAGAGCATCCCCAAAGCTGTGCCCAGGAGcgcagcagggaggttggaccCCTCCTCCAAGgtgccagccctgcacagaCCTGCTACCACCAGGTAAGCGACGTCATCTCTTGCTCACCATCCTAGCACTCCCAAGTATCCTGTTAGTGAACCTTCACCCCTCGTTATCCCACGGCTTTCCACTCACTGTCTGCcccagaagcacagcagaaTGCCATGAGACAAGGTGCTACCCTCTAGTTTTTGAGGAGCTCCTTCTGTTTCTCAATCTCCCTATGTAAATTTAGGATTGCACTCAGGCTCCACTCCTCTCCTTACAttaatacaaagaagaaaagcaacagcaactGGTAATTAGCTGGCTCCTGTTCACAGTGCACGAGCCAGAGTGCCTTGGCCAGCTTTGGTTTTATATCCTGAAGGGTTTTTTAAGCATTACTGTGAGGACACTGTTCCCTCACAAGCCTGGCTTGAATAATCCCATCCGCTGCAAGACTCGTGAGGCTTAACAAGTTGTCAGCATCTTTGAATCTTTTCCTTCTTGGGAGACTTGGCTGCACCCCATGAAGTGAAAGCCTTGAGCAAAGGATCCTGTTGGGATCACTGCCTCGAGAGGAACACAGCCCTCAAAGGGGCTGCGAGCACGTTTTCCAGCGCTTTCATGTGGCTGCTTACTCCCCTCTCAACATCTCCAAGGTCTCTGCTGAATGTCTGCTGTCTGGCACGCTGAAAAGCCAATGGAAATACTTGCTTTTTCACTCTGGAACAGGGGAGCAATGCTATCGATGTGACTGCAAATGCTCCTACTCTTGTGCTCACGAGCAGTACAGAAGTGACCATACAGGGGACCCTGGAATGCTGCATCACCTCAGTTAAAGGCTAGGAAACCCAGGAGAGAAGAGGGATTTTAAGGCTTAGACCACGATCAAACGCTACtgaaaggaaaggcagagctTTCCCCACCAGGTTGCAGTTATTCTCCCACCAACAGTCTGATCCCTGCAGGTCCACAACAACAAGGCCACATCTCCAGAGCTGGCACCTGAAGCTTGCTTTTGTTACCAGCTTTCTTCATCTCCCCCCCCTTGCAAGCACCAGCTACAAGCTCACCTCAAACATCCCCTGCATGATGGCAAtcaggagcaggcagccagggggagcagctcagccagcaggaacagcaACAATCTACCgggctcctcctgctcagccagGTGCTAAGGGAACTCTTGGCTGCAAGGGTCTCCCTGCCCTGATCCTCCAAACCACCAGAAAAACCAAGTGGTTGGTTGAGGTCACCTTGTTTGTGGTCTGTTACAGTGTGGAGAGCAATGTTCTCGATATCATCTttgcagcagcctgtgctgctggcatTTAAAGGCATGATATCACAAACTATCTAACACTATGCAAAAATCACAAGAATGCTACTAACATCCAAGTGATCTGGAGAGCTGCATCTCATCGCTGCCCAAGAAGTTCTGTCCTATCAACAGGTCTCCTCAGCCAGGCAAGGAGAGCCAGGACTGCCACCCAGCCACTCCAGGATTTGGCCCAATGTTTCAGCTTTTAAGAGCTGGCTAGAAGCAAGCTTTCACACACTGAGGGTCTGCCTGcaagcagctttctgctgtctTGTGGTCCAGGCATGGATCAGCCCTCACCCATCCAGATACCGTTTGCAAAGCCTCTATGCAGCTCTACAATACAAACACAAAGTGCTGTATGCACACGGTTCAAATAAAAGTCAGAAACtgacaaaaatgtttaatattagttttgaagaaaaagtgaCCATACTTGCTtagatgagaaaataatgacTAAGTGTGTTTAGTGAGCTCTCCTGCCACTGTCAGCCCACAACTGTGGCTCTCCACCGAGGCCCAAACAGAGAGGCAggcctccctgcagctgctctctcaGTACGTGACATTGCAAACTCACTTGGGACACAATACACAATTGCCGTGGGAGCTGGCGTATGGAGGTTGCACTCAGATCTGCGTTTGGCTGCCGCTCTTTGGCCATGGCACATATCAGCAGAACTGCAAGAGAAGGGAGTTTAAACCCCGATTAGAAAAACCTCACTAGAAAACCTCACTAAGGGAGTTGCAGGTCATGCGCTTGCTGCCTAGAAGATAGGGATCCAGGTGACCGTCTTGTTTCTGAAGCTGGCAAGGGCTTGGGGATTCTTTGGAGGCAGGGCTAGCCCTTACTGTAAGGGCTAAGGAGAGCTCCTATTTGAATCTCTCTCAGCCGTGGCTCTGGCACTCTGCACTGGTGCCATTTCTGCTCGCATCCGAGCTCTGCACACAGTATAAAAGCAGTCTTAAAACCCTGCACAACGTCATCACCACCATCTCTTGGGTGGCAGAGGGAGCGTGAAAAGCACTGCGAAGTTGGTCACGGCAGAAGAGAGAACGTGAGGAAGGAGAGGGGGGGAATGCAAAAGTGAGACACAGCCGCAGCCGGTCTGCAGAGATGGGATGAACCCGGGAGCTCttgcctctgtgctgggaggaaaGATCACTCGCTAGAGCCAGTCAGCGTTTGGCAAGCACATCTGAGGAGAGCAGCTAAGCACCTGCAGCACCGCGGGTAGAGCTACCCTAACACCCCTCAGTGCCAGTAATATCCTTGGTGCGCTACCTTCCAGCGGTTCCCACACTCGTTGCACACGACGAAGGTGGTCATGGGCTCATCGGAGCTGCGGGTCTGCACCTGGAGAAGGAtacaaaggaaaggagagcTGAGCATCGCACGCGGCCTCGTGGCGGGGTCACAAAGCAGCTCCTTGCCCCCCCAGCAACCAGAGATTTGTGGCGGCCACGTGGTCACGCTGTCAGAAATCAAGACATCGGGGCTTAGGAGAGCAGAAGGAGCCTCCCGGTAAAAGGAGTCTGGTTATTGTTTTTACACACAAATTTACACATCCACACACGTGGCCTGAGGCTCTTAGGAGACTTCCAGATCCTGCAGCTAAACCGAGCTTCGCAGTGTCTGTTTAGGTTACAACAAATTAGACAAGCATCATCAACAGCCGCCTGCCAGCATGCCCAGGGTACAGTGGGGTAACACCAGAGCAGCTGAAAGCTCTGGCACTGAAAGGCCACCGATAGGAACTGGAGGGCCGCCCTGCCAggcacaaaaacacacacacaacagaTACCCCCACAGCCACCCACACCTGGGACACTTCTCCCCGTGCCACAGGCACTGTTGCAAGAGAGCCCCACATCTCCTGCCCAAGCACCTGAGTGGCTCTGATCCCCCCGTTACAGCCACCTTTTCTTTACGATTGTGACAAAGGCAACAGCAAGAGAAGGACCCCACCagtgttcagcagcagctgctcgaGGAGACTCTGCCTAACGGTCCCACGCAGGCCTGACACCACCTGAGCGACTCATTTTGGGgcagcagccttcccttctcacCCCTCATTCTTTGTGGGTGGCTTTGGCAGCACACGCAGTCCCAGCCGTGCTGCGCCCCGGGAAGGGATGCAGCTGGCTGGGAGACTACAAAACCCTCAGCCCATCAAGCACATGCTCCACAGGAACACATAAAAAAGCACTCAAGCCATTCCCTTTTACAGACCAGTCCCGCGTCCTGGCCTCACAGAAATATACTCTGGGTTACCAGGTTCTGCACATTTCCAGTCTGCTTTCTATTTGAGTCATTAAAGAACTGATATTTAACCCAGATGTGGCCAGCTCTTGCCAGAAACACATAgtttgctaagaaaaaaaaaataatcggATTTTCATGGCATTTGAGTTCCACAAGGCACCAGATCTACCCAAAATACTGGCACTCCCTGAGCAAATCAGACAGCAGAACTATGCCGAGGGGTAATTATGGTGATCTACACGTGTAATTACCTAATGTGCAAGAGCCACAGCACTTGCATTATGCAAACTAAACATGTTTCTCAAGAATGTCAGAGAGCTGAATTCTGGAACTCTCACCCAATGTTACTGCCTGGCTCTGAATGCTCTCAGAAATGCCAGCTCACCTACCTAAAACATAGAACACATCAATACCAGTGACTGCCTCTTCTCTGCAAAACTTTCTGGTTATTTCCACTTCGAAGACACTGCTGTGACCTGCCCCAATTCCAAGCAGTCAGACTCCAGCTTACAAGAGAAGCTTGAGTCCCACATGCTGCCAAGACAAGCGAGGCAGCTCTGCAAGCTGACTTACTGGGACATGCTCAGAGCAAGGCCTCTCACCCAAGCCAATCAGTGGGATGCAGGACTGCTGGACAGCCGGAGAAAAACCCTGGCCCAGCTGCCTGGCTCTCATCTGTGTCTGCACATCACATCCAAGCATATTAAGGGGTTTCACTTGGCACTTGCACACGCAGTGTGGGCACACCTCTGCAGCACATGCAGTAGCAATCGCGTGGTTGCTGGTGCATTTTTGGGTAACTGCACATTCTAAACCACTGACTTGCAGCAAAGGCATGTTTTATCTCCAGATGCCTGGCACAACAAGCATGGGAACCAAGACATACTGGCAATGCATAAGGCTTCCAGCAGCTGTCCAAAGGGAACAGATCACCCCTGCTTGCTCATACCACCGTTTCACTTATTCCTTATTAGAATTTCAcctgtttaatgtttttatttcaaacaagcTGGGATTTGTTCAACCACAGCTTATCTACAtgcttcatttgcatttctaaTACCATCAGCGTGCCTACTTCAGTTCCTGCAGTCTCTCCTCTACGCAACCCACTCCTTTCTTTGAACCTCCACATTCCTGCTTTCAACGTGCAGCTTTCCCAAGCTGCTCAGCAAGCAGCACTGACACACTCTTGCTATGACATTTCTTGGTACTGCTCAACCCCAGCTcttccagaaagaaagcagcatttgcacGAAGTTACACAAGCTCCAATGAAAGATGACCACAAAAGCATCAGTGCTGCATTACAGAGAGCCCTGAGCACGCCAAAAGCTTCTCCCCACTGGCAGCAAAGTTTCTGCCATGCTGCACGGTGTGCTGAGGAGCAGTAAGAGCTCTGGACCACGACGGATCATTCCCTGTGCAGAGGTCAATGCCATGGAGGCTACAGGAGCAGGAAGACTAACCTGGGTGTAGGTGCAGTTCTTCTTCTTGCACTTCCCACAGGTGAAGAGGTCGGTCTGCGTCCCTCCTGTCTTGGCCATCTGATGCTCCCGGATCGCTTCTTTTGTCATGGCTTTCCTGATCTCTTTCAGCTCGTTACTGgccatttcctttcaaaaaaagcaataaagtcACATCTGTCCAGTTTTACCACCACACCCACCGCAGTCAAAAGAGTTAACAGGAGAGAACAGCCTAGCAGACGGGCATTAAGACAGAAAGCCTTTCAGTTTTGGTTACTTGCTCGTGTCTAGGCCCCTGTGATGCTCTGGAGTTCCAACACAGTACTCTCCACTCAGCAGCTGCCACTGCTAGCCTCCTCCTCATGCATTCTGGTAGCAGCTGCTGAGAAATCTGCAACCCTGGCAAGCAGACCAGCCACTTGCTTCGAGCTAATCCGTATGACACTTTCCCTGTAAGAAACAAACCCTGCTCGGGCTTCCTCACCTCCGAGGTCATCACTGCAATCTGCTCAGGGGTAATGGCCCCACACAGCACATTCTTTTTCAGCTCAGGATTTTTGGAGTCCTTCAGATTGGAGATGCGGCTCCTCACTCGGTTTTTGTACTTCATGTCGGTGTTCTTGATATCCTGGTATATGCGTACATGGCAGTCAAGGACTTCCCAGTCAACCCAAAGGCTTCCAACCACCATCTACACCCATTCATAAACAGCAGGGAGTGTTGCCATTGCTGTGATCAAAAGAGAGTTTCTGCTCTGGAAAGCTAACACTGTATTTATGATCAGGCCTTCAAGATCCCAGACTCCAGGGACTTCCAATGCTGACTTTTCCCCACAGAGAAATAATCTTAATTTTCAGTTATGCTTGGTTCTTCAGCCTGCTCTCTCAGCACAGCAGACACAACACCCTGCACTCAGGGTGCAGctgcacctcctgccccacagcccccaaaCCAAGCAAGCTCTTGGCTTATTTCAAATCTACATGCAACTTCATACTCACTGCTGTCTTCCTCACTGCTTCTGCCTCATATCAGCACAATGCTCTCAAGAGggaggcacagggctgctgtaTGTCTTCAGAAGCAGGAAATACTATTTTGATAGGAAGGAGAAACTGGTACCTTACAAGCCCATTATGGTGtgaacaggaaggaaatatCTGTGTCAATCATACCATCTGTGTCAATCAGAGCATTTACACAAAGCCAAAGTGctccctttttcctctgtgctcaTTAATTTCATGGCCTGGAGACACGCAGGCCCTTAAGAAAGGGCAGTACAGCAAGGATATATTCTTCAATCTGAGCTGCTATGTGCTCACAGTCAGCACCAATGGCAATATAGTCATCTGAAAGACAAAGGGAAACAGGAGGTCAAATGATTTCCAACCAGGCAAGGGGTCCCTGGGCTCAGTATTGGAGGCACAAATCTAGATTGCTATTTTGGTTTACATGTTCCTTCCATCAAATGGCATTTTGGCCTTTGCTCTAGGTACCCTCTGACCCTTTCAAGAAgagcagtgatgacagcagaCAAATCCAGCCAGTTATGCCCTCCATCTCTCTACTGGATGGACTGCACTACACAAAGCTAACAAGAACCTGGTCCTCCAGAAATAATTTTCCCCATATCCAATGTATTTTTGCCACAGTTGAGGTCAAACAGGAAGGAATTGATTCTCAGCAGAAATTGCTGTCAATGAGAAGTAGCTCCACTCAGACCAAATCTGACTGAGCCTGAACCACGCAGTACTGGAGCCAAGTCTTCGTTTCTTTTCCCAGCTCAGGCTCCATCTgccctcctcttttctttcacatgctACTTCCTGCTAATTAAAGAGCATCACAGAGAGCAAAAACTTATCAGCTTATACACTGGGTATGTTAACCAACACCACAAAGCAGGGGAAAGcggtgcagagcagggctgagcttAGCAGCAGACTTGAGGGGACTGCTTCCCAGGCTTCATATGGAAAGAGTTTTTTCTAAGTTATACAGGGTATTTAATGCagcatatacacacacacacagaggaagGCTAGAAATAATGACTGTATGAACCTCTCCATCTGCTGTCTACATTCCCTGGCttcaaattaataaaactgCAGTGCTTAGACAGACCCCAGTTTTCCAAAAGCATCTGCAACTTGGTCTCAAGCTTACACTCAGCATGAGGTGTTTAAAATCTGACTTTTAGAGATGCTGAGCAcctgcagctgcctctgccTTCAGAAAGCACAGACTGAGTGGAAGAGAAACTTATTCCATTCCAGATCTGCAGAGGATCACCGAGTTTAAGCAGCTCCAGCCTGTCTACACAGGAGAGTCTaagtgcaggaggcagctggcaCAAGCACCATTACCGACACATTCCGTATATTGAGTTACAGCTTCACTTTGCATCCCAAGGATAGGCAGAGATGACAGCT encodes:
- the TCEA2 gene encoding transcription elongation factor A protein 2 isoform X2, giving the protein MDLLKELKSMPMTLDLLQSTRIGMSVNALRKQSTDEEVIALAKSLIKSWKKLLDASEEKSEEKKRNLSLPTSSSKETGNSRDQSSNKRQDPPKTPTTPKITTFPPAPVTCDAVRNKCREMLTTALQADDDYIAIGADCEHIAAQIEECIYQDIKNTDMKYKNRVRSRISNLKDSKNPELKKNVLCGAITPEQIAVMTSEEMASNELKEIRKAMTKEAIREHQMAKTGGTQTDLFTCGKCKKKNCTYTQVQTRSSDEPMTTFVVCNECGNRWKFC